From the Solanum stenotomum isolate F172 chromosome 4, ASM1918654v1, whole genome shotgun sequence genome, one window contains:
- the LOC125862285 gene encoding uncharacterized protein LOC125862285: MDGHGYSPPTIERNKKGKNHRHAVADDDTIKCSGKSCRSCSGGLIADCVAVCCCPCAVVNILALAFLKIPWMVGRKCLRMVKKKKLEDKKRKHDKSITITDSIVQEGIHVEQELKDSFSTTIDVDQIWLDLYQVGSMGFGRVSFTGTN; encoded by the coding sequence ATGGATGGTCATGGATACTCACCTCCAACAATTGAACGTAACAAAAAGGGGAAGAACCACCGTCACGCAGTGGCGGATGATGATACGATCAAGTGTAGTGGTAAGTCATGCAGATCATGTAGTGGTGGTTTAATCGCAGATTGCGTAGCAGTCTGTTGCTGCCCGTGTGCTGTAGTAAACATTTTAGCATTGGCATTTCTAAAGATCCCCTGGATGGTGGGAAGGAAATGCTTGAGaatggtgaaaaagaaaaagttggaGGACAAGAAGAGGAAACATGACAAGAGTATTACTATTACTGATAGTATTGTACAAGAAGGAATTCATGTGGAACAAGAGTTAAAAGACAGTTTTAGTACAACAATTGATGTAGACCAAATTTGGTTAGACTTGTATCAAGTTGGTAGTATGGGTTTTGGCAGAGTTTCATTCACAGGAACTAATTAg